A genome region from Macaca fascicularis isolate 582-1 chromosome 3, T2T-MFA8v1.1 includes the following:
- the LOC107129140 gene encoding uncharacterized protein: protein MRGGRDKRGGNKVAAHWRARSRQGPAGRTGSDMCRNRSASGEGGTRCEEGLKKGEDLCAAHCCCLRLSPWWRARRACCLRPARRAGSGPLQMPHCLPGERKVTVRTSVCGDCEGNNAVGQAFWARQSPRSLPSVKPWEWNNCERREDTPRNRAEMALV from the coding sequence ATGAGAGGTGGCCGGGACAAGAGAGGCGGGAACAAAGTTGCCGCGCACTGGCGTGCTCGCTCCCGccaggggccggcgggccgcaCCGGAAGTGACATGTGTAGAAACCGCTCGGCTTCCGGCGAGGGTGGGACTCGATGTGAAGAAGGGTTAAAGAAAGGAGAGGATTTGTGCGCCGCCCACTGCTGTTGCTTGAGACTCTCCCCGTGGTGGCGCGCCCGTCGTGCCTGTTGCTTGCGTCCAGCGCGCAGAGCCGGTTCCGGCCCTCTGCAGATGCCGCACTGCCTGCCTGGTGAGCGAAAGGTCACAGTGAGAACAAGTGTCTGTGGAGACTGCGAGGGAAATAATGCTGTTGGTCAGGCCTTCTGGGCTAGGCAGTCACCCCGTAGTCTACCTTCAGTCAAGCCCTGGGAGTGGAACAACTGCGAAAGGAGAGAAGACACCCCGCGAAACAGGGCGGAGATGGCCTTGGTTTAA